Part of the Chitinophaga parva genome is shown below.
GGTAGCCGGTGCGGCCGGCGCTTCATTTGCAGCGGGCCCGATGGGCTGTGCAGGAGCAGCGGCAGCAGTGGTGGTGGCAGCAGGAGCGGGTTTAGGCGGAGCCTGTACATCGCGCATTCCTTCTTCAATCTCACGGCGAACATTGTTCTTGGCATCGTTGAACTCACGCATCCCTTTACCCAAACCTCTCATCAGCTCCGGGATCTTGTTACCGCCAAACAGCAGCAACACCACCACAGCGATCAGCAGGATCTCTGTGCCACCCACTTCATTGAGGAATAAGAAAGAAGATTTAACCATTACAACAGTCATTGTCTCCAATTTAAAAGTTTAGTGAACAAAGATAGGGCATAAAATCGGCAATACCTAGGCGGAGCGCGGTTTTATGGCGCTCATATAACAAATATGTAACAACTGAGCGGGCCGGGCCTTGCCGGTTACAACTTAAAAAAATGGGCAAACGGTCCTGTGATGTAACCATTTACCCATTCAATAATTTGCATACCTGCTTTTGCCAGGTATGGGCACAATAAAAACGGAAGGCATACGCCTCCCGTTCCTTACAAATTTCCCTGTATTGTGTACTAAACCCTTTTTTCTTTGATACGGGCAGCTTTACCAGCGCGTTCACGCAGGTAGAACAGGCGTGCCCTTCTTACTTTACCCACTTTATTGAGTACAATGCTGTCGATGTTGGGAGAGAACATGGGAAACACGCGCTCAACGCCAATGCCATCGGAAATTTTCCTTACGGTGAAAGATGCCGTAAAACCAGTGCCCTGGATCTTCAATACGTCACCTTTAAAGGACTGGATCCTCTCTTTGCTACCTTCTACGATCTTATAGTTTACGGTAACGTTGTCACCGGCTTTAAACTTCGGGTGCTGTTTCTTAGCAGTTAACTGCTCGTGAACAAAATTAATTGCGTTCATCTTTCAAATATTTAAGGGAGTGCAAAGTTAACGTTTAATCCACATAAATTCCAAATGCAGCGCGCTTAAATTGGAAATTATTTCTTGCCCGGGGCAATTAAATAATAGCTGTTCCGGGTAAGTCATTGTTTTACAATTTCTTATTGTGCTTATGGTTATACGTGCCTGCAGCGCTGCCGCAGGCACCCATGCCCTATCCTACTTCAACAGATCCGGTCTCCTCGCCTGCGTTCTTGCTACTGCCTGGTCGTGGCGCCAGTCTTCAATAAGCCGGTGATTCCCGCTCATGAGCACTTCCGGCACTTTCCAGCCACGGAACTCTTCCGGCCGGGTGTATACCGGCGGGGCCAGGAGGTTGTCCTGGAAGGAGTCAAAAAGGGCCGAGGTTTCATCATTGAGCACCCCCGGCAACAGGCGGCCCAGGGCATCCACCAGCACGGCGGCAGCCAGTTCCCCGCCGGAGAGCACAAAATCACCGATGGAGATCTCCCTGGTGACAAAGTGCTCGCGGATGCGCTCATCAATGCCTTTGTAATGGCCACAGATCATGAGCAGGTTCTCTTTGAGGGAAAGCTGGTTGGCCATGCGCTGGTTCAGGGTTTCCCCGTCCGGCGTCAGGTAGATCACTTCATCGTAGGTGGTTTTGGCCTGCAGGCTTTCAATGGCGTTCACCAGCGGCTCCATCATCATCACCATGCCGGCACCGCCCCCAAACTGGTAGTCGTCTACCTGGGCGCGGGGCAGCGTGGAGTAATCCCGCAGGTTGTGCAGCTGCACTTCCAGCAGGCCTTTGTCCTTAGCCCTTTTCAGGATGGAATGGGAAAAAGGGCTTTCCAGCAGTTCCGGCAACACGGTGATGATATCTATTCGCATAACAATTATTGTAAAAGGTCCATATAACGCTGGCATTGCACCGCAAAGGCAAACTTGGGATCGGCCTCCATGGCGGCTTTCCGGGCTTGCAGCTGGTCTGGCGATTGTACCAGCCCCGCCAGGGTTTCCAGCAGGTCTGGTACGGCATAGAGCACGGCATGCCGCGCAAAGTCTTCCCAGGCACCAAAGCTCCGTTCCATCAGCAGCGGTATTTTCCAGGCAAAGGCCAGGTTGTACGCCCCCGAAATGCGGGTTTGGATGTATTGTTCAAACATATTGACACCCGGGTGCAGCAGGGGCAAAATTACGTCGGATTGGGCCAAATACGACTGGAACAGGGGCTCCGGCACCGGTTGTTCAAAGGTGACCACCTGGCTGCGCCGGGGCAGGGATTGCAGGCGGCTGGCCAGGTCCGGGTGTTTTGCCGCATCGTATTTTCCCAGGAAGATCAGCTTTACATGGGCGGGCAGGCCTTTTGCGGCCACCTGCGCCAGCAGGCTTTCATAATCCCGGCGGGAGGGCATTACGCTGCCGGGGATGGTTACCCAGGTTTCACCGGCTGGCTTTTCCAGCGGGGTGGCCTCCAGCTGCGGGAAGAAAATGGGATAAAAGCACCCCAGCTTTATGCCCGCCGGTGGCAGCACATGCAGCAACAGCGTGTCATTGAGCACATAGCAGCGCTTTATTTTCCGGAGAATGAGTTTGCGCAAGGTGAAGCCCCGGTTAAATTTGCGGCCGTTGTGCACAATACCGGCCCATGTTTTCACGGGCAGGCCCAATACCGTAAGATCGCGCACCACGCTGTTTTCCGCGGTATTTACCACGATGGTGTGGATACTGTTGGCCTTCAGGTAAGCCCGCAAGCGTCGCCAGATGCCCCAGTGGTTTTTGATGCTGGTTTCCACCACGTGCAACTGGTGGCCCGCCAGCCCGGTCACAGCCTCGAAGAACGGCCACAGGTGCGCATTACAGACAATGTGTACCCCATAGCCCCTGCTTTGCAGGAACTGTATCTGGGCATACATGCATTCGCTGTGCGATCC
Proteins encoded:
- the trmD gene encoding tRNA (guanosine(37)-N1)-methyltransferase TrmD, which gives rise to MRIDIITVLPELLESPFSHSILKRAKDKGLLEVQLHNLRDYSTLPRAQVDDYQFGGGAGMVMMMEPLVNAIESLQAKTTYDEVIYLTPDGETLNQRMANQLSLKENLLMICGHYKGIDERIREHFVTREISIGDFVLSGGELAAAVLVDALGRLLPGVLNDETSALFDSFQDNLLAPPVYTRPEEFRGWKVPEVLMSGNHRLIEDWRHDQAVARTQARRPDLLK
- a CDS encoding glycosyltransferase family protein, whose protein sequence is MAQKQVALLELGGSHSECMYAQIQFLQSRGYGVHIVCNAHLWPFFEAVTGLAGHQLHVVETSIKNHWGIWRRLRAYLKANSIHTIVVNTAENSVVRDLTVLGLPVKTWAGIVHNGRKFNRGFTLRKLILRKIKRCYVLNDTLLLHVLPPAGIKLGCFYPIFFPQLEATPLEKPAGETWVTIPGSVMPSRRDYESLLAQVAAKGLPAHVKLIFLGKYDAAKHPDLASRLQSLPRRSQVVTFEQPVPEPLFQSYLAQSDVILPLLHPGVNMFEQYIQTRISGAYNLAFAWKIPLLMERSFGAWEDFARHAVLYAVPDLLETLAGLVQSPDQLQARKAAMEADPKFAFAVQCQRYMDLLQ
- the rplS gene encoding 50S ribosomal protein L19; this translates as MNAINFVHEQLTAKKQHPKFKAGDNVTVNYKIVEGSKERIQSFKGDVLKIQGTGFTASFTVRKISDGIGVERVFPMFSPNIDSIVLNKVGKVRRARLFYLRERAGKAARIKEKRV
- a CDS encoding Sec-independent protein translocase subunit TatA/TatB; this translates as MTVVMVKSSFLFLNEVGGTEILLIAVVVLLLFGGNKIPELMRGLGKGMREFNDAKNNVRREIEEGMRDVQAPPKPAPAATTTAAAAPAQPIGPAANEAPAAPATPENNA